One Streptomyces coeruleorubidus DNA segment encodes these proteins:
- a CDS encoding enoyl-CoA hydratase-related protein, with product MTGAPGELVLAEHRGPVLVLTFNRPAKLNAWTDELEDRYFALLDAAEDDPDVRAVVVTGAGRGFCAGADLQRLQTVGEVSEADRARRRPRDIPRTLRKPLIGAINGVAAGLGMVEALYCDIRFGSPSARFTTAFAQRGLIAEYGISWLLPRLVGHSRAADLLLSSRMVDAEEAFRVGLLDHLVPTGSVVDAAVAYAADLARRCSPASMATIKSQLSKDADGTYADSVARAEGLMLQAFRGSDVVEGVASHLDKRPPDFPSLPVRSSDVPV from the coding sequence ATGACCGGCGCGCCGGGCGAGCTCGTCCTCGCCGAACACCGAGGTCCGGTGCTGGTGCTCACGTTCAACCGGCCCGCCAAGCTGAACGCCTGGACCGACGAACTCGAGGACCGCTATTTCGCGCTGCTCGACGCCGCCGAAGACGACCCGGACGTACGCGCCGTCGTGGTCACCGGCGCGGGACGCGGATTCTGCGCCGGAGCCGATCTGCAACGGCTGCAGACGGTCGGCGAGGTCTCCGAGGCGGACAGGGCACGGCGCCGTCCACGGGACATTCCGCGGACCCTGCGCAAACCGCTGATCGGAGCGATCAACGGAGTGGCCGCCGGCCTGGGCATGGTGGAGGCCCTCTACTGCGACATTCGCTTCGGCTCGCCCTCGGCCCGGTTCACCACGGCATTCGCGCAACGCGGGCTGATCGCCGAGTACGGGATCTCCTGGCTGCTGCCCCGGCTGGTGGGGCACAGCCGGGCAGCGGACCTGTTGCTGTCGAGTCGCATGGTGGACGCCGAGGAGGCCTTCCGGGTCGGACTCCTCGACCACCTGGTCCCCACCGGGAGTGTGGTGGATGCCGCTGTCGCGTACGCCGCCGATCTGGCGCGGCGCTGCTCCCCGGCGTCCATGGCCACCATCAAGAGCCAACTGAGCAAGGACGCGGACGGCACCTACGCCGATTCCGTGGCCCGGGCGGAAGGCCTCATGCTCCAGGCGTTCCGCGGGTCCGACGTGGTCGAGGGCGTGGCCAGTCACCTGGACAAGCGCCCGCCCGACTTTCCCTCCCTACCCGTCAGGAGTTCGGATGTCCCTGTTTGA
- a CDS encoding SDR family oxidoreductase, with amino-acid sequence MNVAQRVAVVTGGGAGIGSALVARLAREGARVVVADLDADSARAVSEAVNADRQGSTVSAGADVSDTEQIQQLVDLAESTFGPVDLYFANAGIAGAPGLDASEQDWDRSIDVNLRAHIRAARLLVPRWLERGEGYFVSTASAAGLLTQIGSATYAVTKHAAVAFAEWLSVTYGDRGVRVSCLCPMGVNTKLLSSGEDSGDALGRAATRAVTSAGDVLEPAEVADAVLAAVEDERFLVLPHEDVLGMYRQKGSDYDRWLRGMRRYQSSLLAQA; translated from the coding sequence GTGAACGTCGCACAAAGAGTCGCCGTCGTCACCGGTGGTGGCGCAGGCATCGGCAGCGCGCTCGTCGCACGGCTCGCTCGCGAGGGCGCCCGTGTCGTCGTCGCGGACCTCGACGCGGACAGCGCTCGGGCAGTGTCGGAGGCAGTCAACGCCGACCGTCAGGGAAGCACCGTCAGCGCCGGCGCGGACGTGTCGGACACCGAGCAGATCCAGCAGTTGGTCGACCTGGCGGAAAGCACCTTCGGTCCGGTCGATCTCTACTTCGCGAACGCGGGCATCGCCGGGGCGCCCGGCCTCGACGCGAGCGAGCAGGACTGGGACCGCTCGATCGACGTCAACCTGCGAGCCCACATCCGTGCGGCAAGGCTGCTGGTACCGCGCTGGCTCGAGCGCGGTGAGGGCTACTTCGTCAGCACGGCCTCGGCGGCCGGACTGCTCACCCAGATCGGCTCCGCCACGTACGCCGTCACCAAGCACGCGGCCGTCGCCTTCGCCGAATGGCTGAGTGTCACCTACGGCGATCGCGGGGTCCGTGTCAGCTGTCTGTGCCCGATGGGGGTGAACACCAAGCTGCTGTCCTCCGGGGAGGACTCCGGGGACGCGCTGGGAAGAGCCGCGACGCGGGCCGTCACCTCCGCGGGTGACGTCCTGGAACCGGCCGAAGTCGCCGACGCCGTCCTGGCCGCCGTCGAGGACGAGCGCTTCCTGGTCCTGCCGCACGAAGACGTTCTTGGGATGTACCGGCAGAAGGGCTCGGACTACGACCGGTGGCTGCGCGGAATGCGCCGGTACCAGAGCTCCCTGCTGGCGCAGGCATGA
- a CDS encoding SDR family oxidoreductase — protein MAGLDLTGRTAVVTGASRGIGLAIAQAIAEAGGNVVLTSRSQEAADAAAAQVKGTAVGVGAHAVDEEAAQRCVDLTLERFGGLDILVNNAGTNPAYGPVIDQDHGRFAKTFDVNLWAPVMWTGLATRAWMGEHGGAVVNTASVGGMASEANIGLYNASKSALIHLTRQLALELSPKIRVNAVAPGVVRTKLAEALWKEHEQVVSASMALGRIGEPADIASAVAFLVSDAASWITGETLVIDGGQLLGDALLFRQGTGIGV, from the coding sequence ATGGCAGGACTCGATCTCACCGGTCGCACCGCCGTCGTCACCGGGGCCTCGCGCGGTATCGGGCTGGCGATCGCCCAGGCCATCGCGGAGGCCGGCGGAAACGTCGTCCTCACCTCCCGGTCCCAGGAGGCGGCGGACGCCGCCGCGGCCCAGGTCAAGGGCACAGCGGTCGGCGTCGGCGCGCACGCGGTCGACGAAGAGGCGGCCCAGCGGTGTGTGGATCTGACGCTCGAGCGCTTCGGCGGCCTGGACATCCTCGTCAACAACGCGGGGACCAACCCGGCCTACGGGCCGGTCATCGACCAGGACCACGGCCGGTTCGCGAAGACCTTCGACGTGAACCTGTGGGCGCCCGTCATGTGGACGGGTCTGGCCACGCGGGCCTGGATGGGGGAGCACGGCGGGGCGGTCGTCAACACCGCGTCGGTGGGCGGCATGGCCTCCGAGGCGAACATCGGGTTGTACAACGCGTCGAAGTCCGCACTGATCCATCTCACCAGGCAACTGGCCTTGGAACTCTCGCCGAAGATCCGCGTCAACGCGGTGGCACCGGGTGTGGTGCGCACGAAGCTGGCCGAGGCTCTGTGGAAGGAGCACGAGCAGGTCGTGTCCGCCTCCATGGCGCTGGGCCGCATCGGGGAGCCTGCCGACATCGCCTCCGCGGTCGCCTTCCTCGTCTCGGACGCCGCGAGCTGGATCACCGGCGAGACCCTGGTGATCGACGGCGGGCAACTGCTCGGCGACGCCCTCCTGTTCAGGCAAGGAACCGGTATCGGTGTCTAG
- a CDS encoding acyl-CoA dehydrogenase family protein: protein MSLFEMSDRAKKYRADLLEFMDAHIYPAEAVYHEQMRASGDPHFHPPILEELKAEARRRGLWNLFHPHPEWGPGLTNLEYAPLAEIMGRSHIASEACNCNAPDTGNMEVLTLFGSDEHKEKYLKPLLDGTMASAFAMTEPRVASSDATNIELRMERDGDAYVLNGRKWFASNAMHKNCKVLIVMGKTDPTAAPHRQQSMMVVPVDAPGVTVVRNLPVFGYADREGHAEIIFENVRVPAKDVLKGEGEGFAISQARLGPGRIHHCMRAIGAAERALELMCRRAQSRVTFGSAVAERSNIQDWIAEARIDIEMIRLLTLKAAYLMDTVGNKEARTEIAAIKVAAPEIALKIVDRAIQVHGGAGVTDDFPLAMMYAHLRTLRLADGPDEVHKRAIAKQELRQYRDEATAAVS, encoded by the coding sequence ATGTCCCTGTTTGAGATGTCGGACCGCGCCAAGAAATACCGGGCGGATCTGCTCGAGTTCATGGATGCGCACATCTACCCCGCCGAGGCGGTGTACCACGAGCAGATGCGCGCGTCGGGTGACCCGCACTTCCACCCGCCCATCCTCGAGGAGCTCAAGGCGGAGGCGCGCAGGCGTGGACTGTGGAACCTGTTCCACCCGCATCCGGAGTGGGGCCCCGGTCTGACGAACCTCGAGTACGCGCCGCTGGCGGAGATCATGGGCCGCAGCCACATCGCATCCGAGGCGTGCAACTGCAACGCGCCTGACACCGGCAACATGGAAGTGCTCACGCTGTTCGGCAGCGACGAGCACAAGGAGAAGTACCTCAAGCCCCTGCTCGACGGGACGATGGCATCGGCCTTCGCGATGACCGAGCCGCGTGTCGCCAGCTCCGACGCCACCAACATCGAGCTGCGGATGGAACGAGACGGCGACGCGTACGTGCTCAACGGCCGCAAGTGGTTCGCCTCGAACGCGATGCACAAGAACTGCAAGGTGCTCATCGTGATGGGCAAGACCGACCCCACGGCGGCCCCACATCGCCAGCAGTCGATGATGGTTGTACCCGTAGACGCCCCTGGGGTCACCGTGGTCCGCAACCTCCCGGTGTTCGGCTACGCGGATCGCGAGGGCCATGCGGAGATCATTTTCGAGAATGTCCGGGTGCCTGCCAAGGACGTGCTCAAGGGCGAAGGTGAGGGTTTCGCGATCAGCCAGGCCCGGCTCGGGCCCGGTCGTATCCACCACTGCATGCGGGCCATCGGCGCGGCCGAGCGGGCGCTGGAACTGATGTGCCGGCGCGCACAGTCACGGGTGACCTTCGGCAGCGCGGTCGCCGAACGGTCCAACATCCAGGACTGGATCGCGGAAGCGCGTATCGACATCGAGATGATCCGCCTGCTCACGCTCAAGGCCGCGTATCTCATGGACACGGTCGGCAACAAGGAAGCACGCACCGAGATCGCGGCCATCAAGGTGGCCGCCCCCGAGATCGCGTTGAAGATCGTCGACCGTGCGATTCAGGTGCACGGGGGAGCCGGAGTGACCGACGACTTCCCCTTGGCGATGATGTACGCGCATCTGCGGACGCTGCGGCTCGCGGACGGTCCCGACGAGGTTCACAAGCGGGCCATCGCCAAGCAGGAACTGCGGCAGTACCGCGACGAGGCGACGGCGGCGGTGAGCTGA
- a CDS encoding TetR/AcrR family transcriptional regulator yields the protein METTAHEEIDGEQAPPMAPLTHLREPPTTQRGARTRAALVKAARKVFERDGYLDTRLTDITKEAQCAAGSFYTYFANKEEVLAAVLLEAQEDMMHPGMGRVEGTDDPYAVLEASNRAYLEAYKRNAKLMGLLEQVAQVEPEFREFRRRRADAFIRRNARGIADLQARGVADREVDPMMASRALSGMVSVMAYNAFVLGERQEDGAPVDFEELVSTVTRLWANALRFPDHR from the coding sequence ATGGAGACCACTGCGCACGAGGAGATCGACGGCGAGCAGGCGCCGCCCATGGCGCCCCTGACGCACCTTCGTGAGCCCCCCACGACGCAGCGCGGAGCGCGGACCCGGGCCGCTTTGGTGAAAGCCGCGCGGAAGGTGTTCGAACGGGACGGCTACCTCGACACCCGCCTCACCGACATCACCAAAGAGGCTCAATGCGCGGCGGGATCCTTCTACACCTACTTCGCCAACAAGGAAGAGGTGCTTGCCGCCGTCCTCCTGGAGGCGCAGGAGGACATGATGCACCCCGGCATGGGCCGGGTGGAGGGTACCGACGATCCCTATGCGGTACTCGAGGCGAGCAATCGCGCGTACCTCGAGGCGTACAAACGGAACGCGAAGCTGATGGGCCTGCTGGAGCAGGTGGCTCAAGTGGAGCCGGAGTTCCGTGAGTTCCGGCGCCGGCGCGCCGACGCGTTCATCCGCCGCAATGCCCGTGGCATCGCCGACCTGCAGGCGCGGGGTGTCGCGGACCGTGAGGTCGATCCGATGATGGCCTCCCGTGCGCTGTCGGGCATGGTCAGCGTCATGGCCTACAACGCCTTCGTGCTCGGCGAACGGCAGGAAGACGGTGCGCCGGTGGACTTCGAGGAGCTCGTGTCCACGGTGACCCGGCTCTGGGCGAACGCCCTCCGCTTCCCCGACCACCGCTGA